A single Buteo buteo chromosome 17, bButBut1.hap1.1, whole genome shotgun sequence DNA region contains:
- the ADGRF5 gene encoding adhesion G protein-coupled receptor F5 isoform X2, protein MPSPITAGLHCLFLLVTACCQTSQDSNFHPFIQYIIDSVLGEESFQSEMQRQKRNVCLPSDENKSCCSCENGYAWPSTLCSDLITCPSVSLAPNLPCSYVMEKHSLRPYCEPQTEDLCGMGEPIIMNMSVRLNKSFWDDLTNSSSESYKNYKDDLEKAFNASYRCLPGFVSATVTGFRPGSVFVNYEVKAGAASFDQIVNSNKIVPQFLDASYQLDQATFTTKITDQTNFTVSPVDIFEGDTVRLTCQINSTSQNVTWYYCDQIISTGFPYLIERNISTKTSWSTLEIINVTVKDNGTYGCSFTNSNRFHTLIYKATKPIAVSPLHITPNINDTDVVCNSPEMQTNSLLLSCCIDRRLPSLTGDWKVNGTINITGVSSFSENCTEYKLNINESVCPPDMSGTVTTYTCELRTGHGARHSQNISVTYLRAASVTISSNINSSVSEGYRFNLTCKSDVRNYDSISWKIQSENETKTVDCDTCIENSKIPAMSVLTVQAATQDWNGTYICTFFQKYLASSANVTIEVIPLPPKQNILIKPIAASIPCKVQQALECCISANTTENYDVTFVVQENKSEFGKNLKGDFNCYVHNYTEIECSKEKKLIAYCKFMNRIGQQVNSENITLHLIPGKEVSCSDSLGIGVEGATLIMPCMLNNSDYSGTRGNVTYKCSNKEWKLARNDCLSETISKLLTEAESLVKSPDAKARLPRYLEELKNKTESQQNIINTSPANLGAIVTILYTVSSIPARAEESIIENFLSTVDFIVADSTTGVWEDLNKEDILKSSRLLQSVDKFAQLLQPVNNNIPFVFANSLQLQGIAVTENNNFCYKKSFSSTENLTASVFIGENEIQTLPQNSTVVSVMYSTLGNILPQNGTNYVNSLLITTTVSSNRSQKFNINMTFAKKNSSLKMPQCVFWNFTLNEHRAGWDTYGCTPTEREDSVTCYCSHLTSFSILMSPDKSPQVIFEDYITYIGLAISILSLVACIIIESLVWKYVTNNTTSYMRHICILNIATSLLIADIWFIVTASINDQNQQMSKGVCFVATFFIHLFYLCVFFWMLSLGLILFYRLVFILHNTSKTAQKAVAFCLGYGCPFVIAVITIAVTLPRNSYTRNDVCWLNWKDSKALLAFVIPALIIVATNLFITAVVIIKILRPTIGDRSNKQERNSLFQIGKSVAILTPLLGLTWGFGLATIVKNSHRAFHILFCLLNALQGLFILVFGTLWDKKIQEALLKRNSMSKWSSQQTKSSSLILVTPMLAMSYPFSRTFNNLCGKTGKYRVSSSEPSSSSSENTSKSYSLLN, encoded by the exons ATGCCATCCCCAATTACTGCAGGTCTCCACTGCCTGTTTCTACTGGTCACAGCGTGTTGCCAGACATCACAGGACTCAAACTTTCATCCATTCATCCAATACATA ATTGACAGCGTGCTAGGAGAGGAAAGCTTCCAGTCAGAGATGCAAAGGCAGAAGCGAAACg TCTGTCTGCCCAGCGATGAGAACAAGAGCTGTTGTTCTTGTGAAAATGGATATGCCTGGCCAAGTACACTGTGCAGTGACTTGATAACCTGCCCTTCTGTCAGCCTAGCACCCAACCTGCCCTGCAGCTACGTGATGGAAAAGCATTCTCTCAGGCCTTACTGTGAGCCTCAGACTGAAG aCTTATGTGGTATGGGAGAGCCCATTATAATGAATATGTCAGTCAGGCTCAACAAAAGCTTTTGGGATGATCTCACGAATTCTTCTTCTGAATCatacaaaaattacaaagatGACCTTGAAAAAGCG TTTAATGCTAGCTACAGATGTTTACCAGGCTTTGTATCAGCAACAGTAACTGGTTTCAG GCCTGGAAGTGTTTTTGTGAACTATGAAGTAAAAGCAGGAGCAGCAAGCTTCGATCAGATAGTAAATTCCAACAAAATTGTGCCACAATTTCTAGATGCATCGTACCAGCTAGACCAAGCTACATTCACAACGAAAATAACTG ATCAAACAAACTTCACTGTGAGTCCTGTAGACATTTTTGAAGGGGATACAGTAAGACTGACATGTCAGATAAATTCAACATCTCAGAATGTGACCTGGTATTACTGTGATCAGATCATCTCAACCGGCTTCCCGTATTTGATagagagaaatatttcaacAAAAACCTCATGGTCAACTCTTGAAATTATCAACGTTACAGTGAAGGATAATG GTACCTATGGGTGCTCTTTCACAAACAGCAATCGTTTTCACACACTGATATACAAGGCCACAAAACCAATAGCAGTCTCTCCACTACACATCACTCCAAACATAAACGACACCGATGTTGTATGCAACAGCCCTGAAATGCAGACAAACAGTCTTCTGCTGTCCTGCTGTATTGACAGACGCTTACCATCACTTACTGGTGACTGGAAAGTAAATGGAACAATCAATATTACAG gAGTCTCCAGCTTCAGTGAAAACTGCACTGAATACAAGCTCAACATCAATGAGTCGGTATGCCCACCTGACATGTCAGGTACAGTGACAACATATACATGTGAGCTGCGGACTGGACATGGTGCCAGGCACAGTCAAAACATCAGCGTAACGTACCTCCGGGCAG CCAGCGTAACAATATCTTCAAATATAAACTCATCCGTTTCTGAGGGATATCGATTCAATCTAACGTGTAAAAGTGATGTGCGCAATTACGACAGTATCAGTTGGAAAATCCagtctgaaaatgaaacaaaaacagtGGACTGTGATACGTGCATCGAGAATAGCAAAATTCCAGCCATGTCTGTGCTCACAGTGCAGGCTGCCACACAGGACTGGAACG GCACCTACATCTGCACCTTCTTCCAGAAGTACTTGGCGAGTTCTGCCAATGTGACAATCGAGGTTATTCCCTTGCCTCCGAAGCAGAACATCCTGATAAAACCCATTGCAGCATCGATACCGTGCAAAGTACAACAAGCCCTCGAGTGCTGCATAAGTGCTAACACCACGGAAAATTACGATGTTACATTTGTGgttcaagaaaataaatctgaatttg ggaaaaatttaaaaggagatTTTAATTGCTACGTGCACAATTACACAGAAATAGAatgcagcaaagagaaaaagctcATAGCATATTGCAAGTTTATGAACCGCATTGGACAGCAAGTGAACAGTGAAAATATAACTCTGCACCTGATACCTG GTAAGGAAGTTTCCTGCTCAGACAGCCTTGGCATTGGAGTAGAAGGGGCCACGTTAATAATGCCGTGTATGTTAAATAATTCAGATTATTCAGGCACCCGAGGCAATGTAACTTACAAGTGCTCCAACAAGGAATGGAAACTTGCAAGGAATGACTGCCTGTCTGAAACAATAAGCAAACTGCTGACTGAGGCCGAG TCCTTGGTCAAAAGTCCTGACGCAAAAGCACGCCTACCTAGATACCTTGAAGAGCTTAAGAACAAGACAGAAAGTCAGCAAAACATAATAAACACTTCTCCTGCAAACCTAGGTGCAATTGTTACCATCCTGTATACGGTGTCCTCTATCCCAGCACGTGCAGAGGAGTCCATAATTGAa AATTTCCTCTCCACAGTGGACTTTATTGTTGCTGATTCCACAACTGGAGTTTGGGAAGACCTGAATAAAGAGGACATACTCAAAAGTTCTCGGTTACTGCAGTCGGTAGATAAATTTGCCCAGCTCCTCCAACCAGTTAATAATAACATTCCTTTTGTCTTTGCAAACTCCCTTCAGCTACAAGGTATAGCGGTCACAGAAAATAACAACTTTTGTTATAAAAAGAGCTTCAGCAGTACAGAAAATCTCACAGCTAGTGTGTTCATTGGTGAAAATGAGATACAGACTCTACCCCAAAATTCAACCGTTGTCAGTGTGATGTACTCAACACTTGGAAATATTCTGCCCCAGAATGGGACCAACTATGTGAACAGCTTACTGATAACAACAACTGTGAGCAGCAACAGAAGTCAGAAGTTCAATATTAATATgacatttgcaaagaaaaactcATCTCTAAAGATGCCCCAATGTGTCTTTTGGAACTTCACACTGAACGAACATAGGGCGGGCTGGGATACTTATGGTTGCACACCCACAGAGAGAGAAGATTCTGTCACTTGCTACTGCAGTCACTTGACATCATTCTCCATTCTGATGTCACCTGATAAATCCCCCCAGGTAATCTTTGAAGATTATATTACCTACATTGGCTTGGCCATTTCAATCTTGAGTTTGGTGGCCTGCATTATAATTGAATCCTTAGTCTGGAAATACGTGACAAACAACACAACCTCCTATATGCGCCACATCTGTATACTCAACATAGCTACATCACTCTTGATTGCTGACATTTGGTTCATTGTCACTGCCTCCATCAATGACCAAAACCAACAGATGAGCAAAGGCGTCTGTTTTGTGGCCACCTTTTTCATCCATTTATTCTACCTGTGTGTCTTTTTCTGGATGCTCAGCCTGGGCCTCATTCTTTTCTACAGACTGGTCTTCATCCTACATAACACAAGCAAGACCGCTCAGAAAGCGGTGGCATTCTGCCTGGGATACGGGTGCCCCTTTGTCATTGCAGTCATCACCATCGCTGTCACACTGCCAAGGAACAGTTACACCAGAAACGATGTCTGTTGGCTCAACTGGAAGGACAGCAAAGCTCTCTTGGCCTTCGTCATACCTGCCCTGATCATTGTGGCCACAAATTTGTTCATCACTGCAGTtgttataataaaaatactgaggCCAACTATAGGGGATAGGtcaaacaagcaggagaggaacTCGTTGTTTCAGATTGGCAAAAGTGTGGCCATCCTGACACCACTGTTAGGCCTCACCTGGGGATTTGGCCTTGCCACCATCGTCAAAAACAGCCATCGAGCTTTCCACATCCTCTTTTGTCTGCTCAATGCTCTGCAG GGGTTATTCATTCTGGTGTTTGGGACTCTCTGGGACAAGAAG atACAAGAAGCCCTGCTGAAGAGGAATTCAATGTCCAAATGGAGTTCACAGCAAACAAAG TCAAGCTCCCTGATCCTGGTGACACCAATGCTTGCCATGAGCTATCCATTTTCAAGAACCTTTAACAACTTATGTGGGAAAACAG GAAAATACAGAGTATCTTCTTCAGAGCCATCCAGCTCTTCCTCTGAAAACACTTCCAAGTCATATTCTTTGCTTAACTGA
- the ADGRF5 gene encoding adhesion G protein-coupled receptor F5 isoform X1 translates to MPSPITAGLHCLFLLVTACCQTSQDSNFHPFIQYIIDSVLGEESFQSEMQRQKRNVLIFHPPPLEYTVDIEVSLMDSSFLEPVKEYFKKLSLPVSTNISNVEMTVSEINITTVCLPSDENKSCCSCENGYAWPSTLCSDLITCPSVSLAPNLPCSYVMEKHSLRPYCEPQTEDLCGMGEPIIMNMSVRLNKSFWDDLTNSSSESYKNYKDDLEKAFNASYRCLPGFVSATVTGFRPGSVFVNYEVKAGAASFDQIVNSNKIVPQFLDASYQLDQATFTTKITDQTNFTVSPVDIFEGDTVRLTCQINSTSQNVTWYYCDQIISTGFPYLIERNISTKTSWSTLEIINVTVKDNGTYGCSFTNSNRFHTLIYKATKPIAVSPLHITPNINDTDVVCNSPEMQTNSLLLSCCIDRRLPSLTGDWKVNGTINITGVSSFSENCTEYKLNINESVCPPDMSGTVTTYTCELRTGHGARHSQNISVTYLRAASVTISSNINSSVSEGYRFNLTCKSDVRNYDSISWKIQSENETKTVDCDTCIENSKIPAMSVLTVQAATQDWNGTYICTFFQKYLASSANVTIEVIPLPPKQNILIKPIAASIPCKVQQALECCISANTTENYDVTFVVQENKSEFGKNLKGDFNCYVHNYTEIECSKEKKLIAYCKFMNRIGQQVNSENITLHLIPGKEVSCSDSLGIGVEGATLIMPCMLNNSDYSGTRGNVTYKCSNKEWKLARNDCLSETISKLLTEAESLVKSPDAKARLPRYLEELKNKTESQQNIINTSPANLGAIVTILYTVSSIPARAEESIIENFLSTVDFIVADSTTGVWEDLNKEDILKSSRLLQSVDKFAQLLQPVNNNIPFVFANSLQLQGIAVTENNNFCYKKSFSSTENLTASVFIGENEIQTLPQNSTVVSVMYSTLGNILPQNGTNYVNSLLITTTVSSNRSQKFNINMTFAKKNSSLKMPQCVFWNFTLNEHRAGWDTYGCTPTEREDSVTCYCSHLTSFSILMSPDKSPQVIFEDYITYIGLAISILSLVACIIIESLVWKYVTNNTTSYMRHICILNIATSLLIADIWFIVTASINDQNQQMSKGVCFVATFFIHLFYLCVFFWMLSLGLILFYRLVFILHNTSKTAQKAVAFCLGYGCPFVIAVITIAVTLPRNSYTRNDVCWLNWKDSKALLAFVIPALIIVATNLFITAVVIIKILRPTIGDRSNKQERNSLFQIGKSVAILTPLLGLTWGFGLATIVKNSHRAFHILFCLLNALQGLFILVFGTLWDKKIQEALLKRNSMSKWSSQQTKSSSLILVTPMLAMSYPFSRTFNNLCGKTGKYRVSSSEPSSSSSENTSKSYSLLN, encoded by the exons ATGCCATCCCCAATTACTGCAGGTCTCCACTGCCTGTTTCTACTGGTCACAGCGTGTTGCCAGACATCACAGGACTCAAACTTTCATCCATTCATCCAATACATA ATTGACAGCGTGCTAGGAGAGGAAAGCTTCCAGTCAGAGATGCAAAGGCAGAAGCGAAACg TACTTATTTTTCACCCTCCCCCTCTGGAGTACACTGTTGACATTGAAGTAAGCCTTATGGATTCATCTTTTCTGGAACCAGTCAAAGAGTATTTCAAAAAACTTAGTCTTCCAGTttcaacaaatatttcaaatgtagAAATGACAGTTTCAGAGATCAACATTACAACAG TCTGTCTGCCCAGCGATGAGAACAAGAGCTGTTGTTCTTGTGAAAATGGATATGCCTGGCCAAGTACACTGTGCAGTGACTTGATAACCTGCCCTTCTGTCAGCCTAGCACCCAACCTGCCCTGCAGCTACGTGATGGAAAAGCATTCTCTCAGGCCTTACTGTGAGCCTCAGACTGAAG aCTTATGTGGTATGGGAGAGCCCATTATAATGAATATGTCAGTCAGGCTCAACAAAAGCTTTTGGGATGATCTCACGAATTCTTCTTCTGAATCatacaaaaattacaaagatGACCTTGAAAAAGCG TTTAATGCTAGCTACAGATGTTTACCAGGCTTTGTATCAGCAACAGTAACTGGTTTCAG GCCTGGAAGTGTTTTTGTGAACTATGAAGTAAAAGCAGGAGCAGCAAGCTTCGATCAGATAGTAAATTCCAACAAAATTGTGCCACAATTTCTAGATGCATCGTACCAGCTAGACCAAGCTACATTCACAACGAAAATAACTG ATCAAACAAACTTCACTGTGAGTCCTGTAGACATTTTTGAAGGGGATACAGTAAGACTGACATGTCAGATAAATTCAACATCTCAGAATGTGACCTGGTATTACTGTGATCAGATCATCTCAACCGGCTTCCCGTATTTGATagagagaaatatttcaacAAAAACCTCATGGTCAACTCTTGAAATTATCAACGTTACAGTGAAGGATAATG GTACCTATGGGTGCTCTTTCACAAACAGCAATCGTTTTCACACACTGATATACAAGGCCACAAAACCAATAGCAGTCTCTCCACTACACATCACTCCAAACATAAACGACACCGATGTTGTATGCAACAGCCCTGAAATGCAGACAAACAGTCTTCTGCTGTCCTGCTGTATTGACAGACGCTTACCATCACTTACTGGTGACTGGAAAGTAAATGGAACAATCAATATTACAG gAGTCTCCAGCTTCAGTGAAAACTGCACTGAATACAAGCTCAACATCAATGAGTCGGTATGCCCACCTGACATGTCAGGTACAGTGACAACATATACATGTGAGCTGCGGACTGGACATGGTGCCAGGCACAGTCAAAACATCAGCGTAACGTACCTCCGGGCAG CCAGCGTAACAATATCTTCAAATATAAACTCATCCGTTTCTGAGGGATATCGATTCAATCTAACGTGTAAAAGTGATGTGCGCAATTACGACAGTATCAGTTGGAAAATCCagtctgaaaatgaaacaaaaacagtGGACTGTGATACGTGCATCGAGAATAGCAAAATTCCAGCCATGTCTGTGCTCACAGTGCAGGCTGCCACACAGGACTGGAACG GCACCTACATCTGCACCTTCTTCCAGAAGTACTTGGCGAGTTCTGCCAATGTGACAATCGAGGTTATTCCCTTGCCTCCGAAGCAGAACATCCTGATAAAACCCATTGCAGCATCGATACCGTGCAAAGTACAACAAGCCCTCGAGTGCTGCATAAGTGCTAACACCACGGAAAATTACGATGTTACATTTGTGgttcaagaaaataaatctgaatttg ggaaaaatttaaaaggagatTTTAATTGCTACGTGCACAATTACACAGAAATAGAatgcagcaaagagaaaaagctcATAGCATATTGCAAGTTTATGAACCGCATTGGACAGCAAGTGAACAGTGAAAATATAACTCTGCACCTGATACCTG GTAAGGAAGTTTCCTGCTCAGACAGCCTTGGCATTGGAGTAGAAGGGGCCACGTTAATAATGCCGTGTATGTTAAATAATTCAGATTATTCAGGCACCCGAGGCAATGTAACTTACAAGTGCTCCAACAAGGAATGGAAACTTGCAAGGAATGACTGCCTGTCTGAAACAATAAGCAAACTGCTGACTGAGGCCGAG TCCTTGGTCAAAAGTCCTGACGCAAAAGCACGCCTACCTAGATACCTTGAAGAGCTTAAGAACAAGACAGAAAGTCAGCAAAACATAATAAACACTTCTCCTGCAAACCTAGGTGCAATTGTTACCATCCTGTATACGGTGTCCTCTATCCCAGCACGTGCAGAGGAGTCCATAATTGAa AATTTCCTCTCCACAGTGGACTTTATTGTTGCTGATTCCACAACTGGAGTTTGGGAAGACCTGAATAAAGAGGACATACTCAAAAGTTCTCGGTTACTGCAGTCGGTAGATAAATTTGCCCAGCTCCTCCAACCAGTTAATAATAACATTCCTTTTGTCTTTGCAAACTCCCTTCAGCTACAAGGTATAGCGGTCACAGAAAATAACAACTTTTGTTATAAAAAGAGCTTCAGCAGTACAGAAAATCTCACAGCTAGTGTGTTCATTGGTGAAAATGAGATACAGACTCTACCCCAAAATTCAACCGTTGTCAGTGTGATGTACTCAACACTTGGAAATATTCTGCCCCAGAATGGGACCAACTATGTGAACAGCTTACTGATAACAACAACTGTGAGCAGCAACAGAAGTCAGAAGTTCAATATTAATATgacatttgcaaagaaaaactcATCTCTAAAGATGCCCCAATGTGTCTTTTGGAACTTCACACTGAACGAACATAGGGCGGGCTGGGATACTTATGGTTGCACACCCACAGAGAGAGAAGATTCTGTCACTTGCTACTGCAGTCACTTGACATCATTCTCCATTCTGATGTCACCTGATAAATCCCCCCAGGTAATCTTTGAAGATTATATTACCTACATTGGCTTGGCCATTTCAATCTTGAGTTTGGTGGCCTGCATTATAATTGAATCCTTAGTCTGGAAATACGTGACAAACAACACAACCTCCTATATGCGCCACATCTGTATACTCAACATAGCTACATCACTCTTGATTGCTGACATTTGGTTCATTGTCACTGCCTCCATCAATGACCAAAACCAACAGATGAGCAAAGGCGTCTGTTTTGTGGCCACCTTTTTCATCCATTTATTCTACCTGTGTGTCTTTTTCTGGATGCTCAGCCTGGGCCTCATTCTTTTCTACAGACTGGTCTTCATCCTACATAACACAAGCAAGACCGCTCAGAAAGCGGTGGCATTCTGCCTGGGATACGGGTGCCCCTTTGTCATTGCAGTCATCACCATCGCTGTCACACTGCCAAGGAACAGTTACACCAGAAACGATGTCTGTTGGCTCAACTGGAAGGACAGCAAAGCTCTCTTGGCCTTCGTCATACCTGCCCTGATCATTGTGGCCACAAATTTGTTCATCACTGCAGTtgttataataaaaatactgaggCCAACTATAGGGGATAGGtcaaacaagcaggagaggaacTCGTTGTTTCAGATTGGCAAAAGTGTGGCCATCCTGACACCACTGTTAGGCCTCACCTGGGGATTTGGCCTTGCCACCATCGTCAAAAACAGCCATCGAGCTTTCCACATCCTCTTTTGTCTGCTCAATGCTCTGCAG GGGTTATTCATTCTGGTGTTTGGGACTCTCTGGGACAAGAAG atACAAGAAGCCCTGCTGAAGAGGAATTCAATGTCCAAATGGAGTTCACAGCAAACAAAG TCAAGCTCCCTGATCCTGGTGACACCAATGCTTGCCATGAGCTATCCATTTTCAAGAACCTTTAACAACTTATGTGGGAAAACAG GAAAATACAGAGTATCTTCTTCAGAGCCATCCAGCTCTTCCTCTGAAAACACTTCCAAGTCATATTCTTTGCTTAACTGA